The Arabidopsis thaliana chromosome 5, partial sequence genomic interval tatatacatttttggaggggatttttgaagataatgttgaACATTTGAGccataattcaacaattaattcaaatgggTGAGTTTTACCCGGTTTAACTCTGTTCGGATCCTggataacatgtttaattctgTTCTGATATtggataacattaatttttggaaaagttacctaaaaactaataattaaaaacgaaaattaatgatttaatataaacaatatctctaaactaaccatatttcttatttaccttaactaatttcctaaaatatttctacctaatttaaacataaatatataattcttctttcatttttatttgatcttatactttatttattttgaatttatataaaatatatatagttaataaaatattatatttttttctgaatatgatgtaattcaaagtttttaaaacggacatatattattcaacctatgaagaaataatatgtgtaCAATGTCCCAGATCGCTTagaaaaattggacaatggttcagacccatattataaaaggaccaaaatgattctgattacgaatgagcaggaagcttgatttatcaggcgtccaaaattaaaatagttatccgATTTTACTcggatttattattttaaagaattgaaactttaaaatgtttcaagaaattataaatattataactttatcaaaagttaaatattataattttaaaaactttttataaagtttatctttaaattaaaatggtttgtttcctagggttatttattttaaaaaattgaaactttaaaaagtttaaaaaattataaattaaattttacaagaaatttaaacaatataaaagatattaatacgggACGATATACTGCGAgagaaatcttagatataacactcaaaattcaatgatgaagtttgggtcaatattaatcttttttgaagtttttaattttataaatatttgaaatttataataaaatgacaaatttgtgtttaatttcacgggacgGGTTATATGGTGTGACGGGTTTGAGTGGATAATAACATGGGATAGTATGCTATggagaaaaacatataatgacaatcataatataattatataatcttaaacactaaacaaaattaacaatattaaaaaaaaaacacttaaaactttaatttttttaaaacacattttgattcttttataagaaatttaaatattataaatatttaaactttatactacgggttaaattttagaattgactgtTTGGGTTGATAAGAATTTGCGATAGAACTAGGAGTTAAAatgacaatcaaaatataattatacaattaaatactaccacgagtgaaatcctagaattgacgagtttgaatcgatattaatataggatggtgtactacgggtgatattttagaattgactggtttgggttgataataatttgcgatagaattaggagtgaaatcctagaatgacaattaaaatataattatacaattaaatactaccacgagtgaaatcctagaattgacgggcttgattcgatattaatatgggatggtgtactacgggtgatattttagaattgactggtttgggttgataataatttgcgatagaattaggagtgaaatcttagaatgacaattaaaatataattatacaattaaatactaccaagggtgaaatcctagaattgacgggtttgattcgatattaatatgggatggtgtactacgaGTGAAATCcgagaaacaacaatcaaaatacaattatacaatattaaacatttaacaaaataaacaaatacaacttaaaactttaaaatttgagttataaaatttcttcTCGCGGTAAATTATAcattaaatcaaacaatagcataaatttattaaattatcctaaaaaatattcaattattttttatttaataaaaatatagacccgcagtataccgcgggttaatatctagtagataaactatttatttttcactatcattattaaactttttgtCATAAGTTTGGTAAACCGTAAAGGCGTAAACTAGGTTTTATTTTAACTAGGTGAACATACGTGCTACATGGGAattgttgttttatatatatatatatatattcaaaatcataatcTTTTTTACTATCATAAATACATACACAACATAGTATATATTGACAATGATATGTAGTTATGTTTACTTACATGTGGTTTGTAACTTGAGTATTTGACTAACTTGAATCTAAACAAACAATTCCTTATTCAACTTACTCTCTCATGATCTAATACTCCAGCCACGCACATCATGATAGACTCATGATTAAATACTAAATTGacataatttaaacaaaatatttgtaataactaattatttgtttcaagttttttgACAATCTGACATTCTTTGACTTCAATTGTCATAAATGGAAATAAGTTGTCTGTGTATCATGAATAAACACAAACTCAATTTAGTATGCAGTGTTCAACTCATCAACTCTATCATCTGTTCTTACATACAAAGTAGACACATTATTTATGCagtcaaagagaaagagaaatatgaTCACAAGAAATGgtagtaacaaaaaaaaaaagagaaaagatcaTGAAAAAAAGTCTATGATGTTCCACAACAACCTTTTCCTTTAGATTCAGTCTCTTCTCCAGCAACAACAATCTTAGTTCCTTGCAAAAGAGAAGAGTCTCCTCCAGATTCTCCTTCCTCATTAGCAACAAGATTCTTTTTACTCACAATTCGATATATTTCCGTCAAAACCGTGAGGAACGAAGGCTCAACATTGTTTGAATCCAAGGCTGATGTCTCCATGAAAAACAGATTTTCTCTTTGAGCAAATTCTTTAGCATCCTCGGTTGGTACAGCTCGAAGTGTCCCGAGATCAGTTTTGTTTCCTATTAGCATAATCACAATGTTTTTGTCAGCATGTCCTCTCAATTCTTCTAACCATCTCGCTACATGATCAAACGACTGTCGTTTTGTTATATCGTAAACTAACATTGCCCCTACTGCTCCTCTGTAGTATGCACTCGTCACCGCTCGATACCTAAACAAAATCTCCACAATCAGAAATATTGATCTCATGGTACGAAGAGTTCTTACTATGAACCTATTCGTTTGACAATCGTTGGCGACTACGACATGTTATTATGTTCACTGAATAAATAAGCCACTACAAATTTTGGTCTATATACGACAAAGTTTTGGTCAAAGTCCTTAGCGACTGCCAAGCGAAATTCGAAGcaaccaaaattttcaacttctAAGAACTAAAACAAGGATCTACGATGGTAAATTATAGATAGGAAAATTTACCGTTCTTGACCAGCAGTGTCCCATATCTGAGCTTTGATAGTTTTACGATCGATTTCAAGTGTTCTTGTCTGAAACTCGACACCGATCGTTGCTTTAGATTCGATACTGAACTCGTTTCTTGAAAACCTAGCGAGAAGCTGAGATTTACCAACAGCAGAGTCGCCGATCAAGACTACCTTGAACACATAATCTATCTTCTGATTGAAATTGCTCTGAAATTTTGACATCGTTCACACCAAAATCACAAGCTTATAGATTTTAGAGGCGATAGAAATGACTTAGTTGTAATATAAGATCTCTGATGTAATAAGAAGAGGAGAGATCTAAAAGATGAAAGTGGGTTGCGACTTGTGAAGCATCGGGAGACGTGAAGGGAAGAAACGAGGAGGGAACACCAACGAAAGTGGGTCCCgccttttgtttcctttttcttttcattcctTTTTGAcgtcattcttttttttttttttgcaaatctcAGCGACcacaaaaaaacacacttaAAATCCAATTTCACCCTCTCTCGTCTACCTCCGGTCGTCTCGCcgttctcctcctcctccactaTAGCTGCCTGTATTCGTCTTCTCTATCACCGTAAGTTATCTTTCGATGCTTTCTAAGctattcctcttcttctttagataTTCTTCAACATCGTCGCTTAGACCCAGCCGGTACAACATTGTGCTAAAATTATGCTTAATTCGGTTCAGTGATTTCTCTCCTGTGACAGGATTTTTCCTAATCCGTTTTACTTATTCTTTGGtcttattaaataaaattcgaAAACTTTGATTAGGTCTGGAATTGATGTTTTTTAAGTTTGACATTTA includes:
- the RABA4C gene encoding RAB GTPase homolog A4C (RAB GTPase homolog A4C (RABA4C); FUNCTIONS IN: GTP binding; INVOLVED IN: protein transport, small GTPase mediated signal transduction; LOCATED IN: endomembrane system; EXPRESSED IN: 15 plant structures; EXPRESSED DURING: 7 growth stages; CONTAINS InterPro DOMAIN/s: Ras GTPase (InterPro:IPR001806), Small GTP-binding protein (InterPro:IPR005225), Small GTPase (InterPro:IPR020851), Ras (InterPro:IPR013753), Ras small GTPase, Rab type (InterPro:IPR003579), Rab11-related (InterPro:IPR015595); BEST Arabidopsis thaliana protein match is: RAB GTPase homolog A4D (TAIR:AT3G12160.1); Has 1807 Blast hits to 1807 proteins in 277 species: Archae - 0; Bacteria - 0; Metazoa - 736; Fungi - 347; Plants - 385; Viruses - 0; Other Eukaryotes - 339 (source: NCBI BLink).) translates to MSKFQSNFNQKIDYVFKVVLIGDSAVGKSQLLARFSRNEFSIESKATIGVEFQTRTLEIDRKTIKAQIWDTAGQERYRAVTSAYYRGAVGAMLVYDITKRQSFDHVARWLEELRGHADKNIVIMLIGNKTDLGTLRAVPTEDAKEFAQRENLFFMETSALDSNNVEPSFLTVLTEIYRIVSKKNLVANEEGESGGDSSLLQGTKIVVAGEETESKGKGCCGTS